In Opitutaceae bacterium TAV5, one genomic interval encodes:
- a CDS encoding N-terminal cleavage protein, which translates to MSSLHRPPRGFTLIELLTVITIIGILAAIIIPVAGRARASARNIQCVSNLRQMGPAFAAYAADHRERYPLSYDGTNNPDNNWYYHLAPYLGMQVKYEWASVLRACKPGGPLGCPDTDVTDKTYTEPWISYKMTQAHVSWLNANGGVTAGGLPLARIANPAQSLLVAEGHSHPHFNTWATTNPGAGLVYPHREKLNALFADGHVGSFSEQQLKERWDIWYTRAIDG; encoded by the coding sequence ATGTCTTCACTCCACCGCCCGCCGCGAGGGTTCACCCTCATCGAACTGCTCACGGTCATCACCATCATCGGCATCCTCGCCGCCATCATCATTCCTGTTGCCGGCCGTGCGCGGGCCTCGGCGAGGAACATCCAGTGCGTCAGCAACCTCCGCCAGATGGGGCCGGCCTTTGCCGCCTACGCCGCCGATCACCGGGAACGGTATCCGCTTTCTTACGACGGAACCAATAATCCCGACAACAACTGGTACTACCATCTCGCCCCCTATCTGGGGATGCAGGTGAAATACGAGTGGGCATCGGTCCTGCGTGCCTGCAAGCCGGGCGGCCCGCTCGGATGTCCCGATACCGATGTCACCGACAAGACCTACACGGAACCCTGGATCAGCTACAAGATGACCCAGGCGCACGTGAGCTGGCTGAATGCCAATGGCGGTGTGACGGCCGGGGGACTCCCTCTCGCGCGCATCGCCAATCCCGCCCAGTCGCTGCTGGTGGCCGAAGGGCATTCCCATCCTCACTTCAATACATGGGCGACCACCAATCCCGGAGCCGGGCTCGTTTATCCGCATCGCGAAAAGCTCAATGCGCTTTTCGCCGACGGGCACGTGGGCTCCTTCTCCGAACAACAGCTCAAGGAGCGCTGGGATATCTGGTACACCCGGGCAATCGACGGCTGA
- a CDS encoding glycosyhydrolase: MIMPACFPRFVRFSSLLALAAVSLHAADAGYEPADITALFPAAGPATTLAFRAPPGSAEGETHAYRVKNYDGRVLAEGRATVDDRGLLSVNATLPAGYHEVVFDAAGEAQATGVWCRPPGEVPPDGFLSIDTAMSWLTKPEARPALVGNLPHVIGTGGLARERLSWNAIRPAEVRPEWETVRSYESTRRLYAAAGVPVLEMFHDAPVWMGRAQKGKFPDDLIAAGRAWREVALRWHDLWGALEVWNEPDIGFGGNQPADQYVPLVKTVRQAMREAGVDTPIGGGVFASLNPVYLQLAARNGLLDECDFLSFHYYGNPLGLERLVGEYRGWLAAAGYETKPLWMTEVGLSRPGKTGVRPSTSDQTATALAYAMQAVEARACGVARFFPFVYVDYSEHGDSRHFGMLDRNGSPLRMLAASAQAGQALAGMEYAGDVPAALVPGAERIRVFVPTGTDPANENEQALVVVCTGKVAAGAEVTLPFEALAAQGADGRSLPLEAGVKKAPAGDGLVYLRVARASLADSLKTDTEAMRLYRLGKAAAPALPPVASIVLQPQIDPEKMQAISARGYFLPAGCERLPVTVGVNNSGSETRTIILRAGGTTEASVTVAGGKREQVTLDVEIAALPAGMASDDRLLSVTATADDGSRVGPAALSLIPSLGEGDIAAHLQASTYHFALTAGEAYRWDRNANGTVTFAHEPPAAWGFAVKFPPGVDRWAYPRFTLPQEVDQSRITGVLVRARCLKPATVRLMSWHGNGEMGVTYFPIIPADGEWHVAYVPLASYQGFSAADPGSVRIAKLSIGFNSQTDENALEISDLYVIGK, from the coding sequence ATGATCATGCCTGCCTGTTTTCCCCGATTCGTCCGTTTTTCCTCACTGCTTGCTCTGGCGGCGGTGTCCCTGCACGCCGCCGACGCCGGTTACGAACCTGCCGACATCACGGCGCTGTTTCCCGCCGCCGGCCCGGCAACGACGCTGGCATTTCGCGCCCCGCCGGGCAGCGCGGAAGGCGAGACGCATGCGTATCGCGTAAAAAACTACGACGGGCGCGTGCTGGCGGAAGGTCGTGCGACGGTCGATGATCGCGGCCTGCTTTCCGTCAACGCGACGCTGCCGGCAGGATACCACGAAGTGGTTTTCGACGCCGCGGGCGAGGCGCAGGCCACCGGTGTATGGTGTCGTCCTCCGGGCGAGGTACCGCCGGACGGTTTCCTGTCGATCGACACCGCGATGTCGTGGCTGACAAAACCGGAAGCCCGGCCGGCGCTGGTCGGGAATCTGCCTCATGTGATCGGGACAGGCGGGCTGGCGCGCGAACGGCTTTCGTGGAACGCGATCCGCCCGGCGGAGGTGCGTCCGGAATGGGAAACCGTCCGAAGCTACGAATCCACGCGCCGGTTGTATGCCGCCGCCGGCGTGCCGGTGCTGGAGATGTTTCACGACGCTCCGGTCTGGATGGGCAGGGCGCAGAAAGGGAAATTCCCCGACGACCTGATCGCGGCCGGCCGCGCGTGGCGCGAGGTTGCGCTGCGCTGGCACGATCTGTGGGGAGCCCTCGAAGTGTGGAACGAGCCGGATATCGGCTTCGGCGGCAACCAGCCGGCGGATCAGTACGTGCCTCTGGTCAAAACGGTCCGGCAGGCGATGCGGGAAGCCGGTGTGGATACGCCGATCGGCGGCGGCGTCTTTGCGTCGCTGAATCCGGTCTACCTCCAGCTGGCCGCGCGCAACGGTCTGCTCGACGAATGTGATTTTCTGTCGTTCCACTACTACGGCAATCCGCTCGGGCTGGAACGGCTGGTCGGCGAGTATCGCGGCTGGCTGGCGGCGGCCGGATACGAAACCAAACCGCTGTGGATGACCGAGGTCGGTTTGTCGCGTCCGGGGAAAACCGGTGTGCGTCCTTCGACAAGCGACCAGACCGCCACGGCGCTCGCCTATGCGATGCAGGCGGTCGAGGCCAGGGCCTGCGGTGTGGCCCGTTTTTTCCCGTTCGTGTATGTCGATTACAGCGAACACGGCGACAGCCGCCACTTCGGGATGCTCGACCGCAACGGTTCCCCGTTGCGCATGCTGGCGGCATCGGCGCAGGCGGGGCAGGCGCTGGCCGGGATGGAGTATGCAGGCGACGTGCCCGCCGCGCTGGTTCCCGGCGCGGAACGCATCCGCGTATTCGTGCCGACCGGGACGGACCCGGCGAATGAAAACGAACAGGCGCTGGTCGTGGTCTGCACAGGCAAGGTGGCAGCCGGCGCGGAGGTGACGCTGCCCTTCGAAGCGCTGGCAGCGCAAGGTGCCGACGGGCGTTCCCTCCCGCTGGAGGCAGGCGTGAAAAAAGCGCCGGCGGGCGACGGACTCGTTTATCTCCGGGTCGCCCGTGCTTCGCTCGCCGATAGTCTGAAAACGGATACGGAGGCGATGCGTTTGTATCGCCTGGGCAAGGCGGCGGCTCCGGCCCTGCCCCCGGTTGCGTCGATCGTGCTCCAACCGCAGATCGATCCGGAAAAGATGCAGGCGATCTCGGCGCGCGGGTATTTTCTTCCGGCCGGTTGCGAACGACTGCCGGTCACGGTCGGCGTGAACAATTCCGGCAGCGAAACCCGCACGATCATTCTTCGCGCGGGCGGAACGACGGAAGCAAGCGTCACGGTGGCAGGCGGGAAGCGTGAGCAGGTAACGCTGGACGTGGAAATCGCCGCCTTGCCGGCAGGCATGGCGAGCGACGACCGGCTGTTGTCGGTCACGGCGACAGCGGACGACGGCTCCCGCGTCGGACCGGCGGCACTGTCCCTGATTCCTTCGCTCGGAGAAGGCGATATCGCAGCCCACCTTCAGGCGAGCACGTATCATTTTGCGCTGACGGCAGGCGAAGCCTACCGGTGGGACCGCAACGCCAACGGCACGGTAACCTTTGCCCACGAGCCGCCGGCAGCATGGGGTTTTGCGGTCAAATTCCCTCCGGGCGTGGATCGCTGGGCGTATCCGCGTTTCACGCTCCCGCAGGAAGTGGACCAGTCGCGCATCACCGGCGTGCTGGTGCGGGCGCGCTGCCTGAAACCGGCCACCGTGCGCCTGATGTCGTGGCACGGCAACGGGGAGATGGGTGTGACGTATTTCCCCATCATTCCCGCCGACGGCGAGTGGCACGTGGCCTATGTGCCGCTGGCGAGCTACCAGGGATTCTCCGCCGCCGATCCGGGAAGCGTCCGGATCGCAAAGCTCTCGATCGGGTTCAACTCGCAGACCGACGAAAACGCTCTCGAAATCAGCGATCTCTATGTGATCGGGAAATAA
- the lspA gene encoding lipoprotein signal peptidase (lipoprotein signal peptidase; integral membrane protein that removes signal peptides from prolipoproteins during lipoprotein biosynthesis) gives MIPPASSPAPAPADGSPASPVAPSSAPATTLAPAQAEPRRSRRERVHAYRLLWWIALAVFGIDQVTKTWIAAVIPFDPYGWHLHRIVVIDGFFNLVHVGNTGAAWSMFEGKSLFLAVLAVVTLGGIYLWRHQLGLRSRIAQVGFGLLCGGIVGNLVDRLLHGHVIDFLDFHFGSYVYPTFNVADMGICIGVGIYVIHSVFQPAAK, from the coding sequence ATGATCCCTCCGGCGAGTTCTCCTGCGCCGGCTCCGGCTGACGGTTCACCGGCCTCGCCGGTCGCCCCGTCATCTGCTCCCGCGACGACGCTCGCCCCTGCGCAGGCGGAGCCGCGACGTTCGCGTCGGGAACGGGTGCATGCCTACCGGCTGCTCTGGTGGATCGCGCTGGCGGTTTTCGGGATCGACCAGGTGACGAAAACCTGGATTGCCGCCGTGATCCCGTTCGACCCGTACGGCTGGCACCTTCACCGGATCGTGGTCATCGACGGATTTTTCAATCTCGTGCACGTGGGCAACACCGGCGCGGCCTGGAGCATGTTCGAGGGCAAGAGCCTTTTCCTTGCCGTGCTCGCGGTGGTGACGCTGGGCGGCATCTACCTGTGGCGCCACCAGCTCGGCCTGCGCTCGCGCATCGCCCAGGTCGGTTTCGGCCTGCTCTGTGGCGGCATCGTCGGCAATCTCGTGGACCGACTCCTGCACGGTCACGTGATCGACTTCCTCGATTTCCATTTCGGCAGCTACGTGTATCCGACTTTCAACGTCGCCGACATGGGCATCTGTATCGGCGTGGGGATTTACGTGATCCACTCCGTCTTCCAGCCGGCGGCGAAGTGA
- a CDS encoding molecular chaperone DnaK has protein sequence MKVPAKSATHSASPAKSAKTPEARSTRNTAGSKSADAVPDKGKKHAAPPAAPASGGGARARPDSAVAGKAAGKVSAKDRLRSSILARREKPAKPIAFTLDEVREIAKQSAAAEATPEQSAAAIARARAARLAEAEKAAKPATPNRVQAASLADILGFNPAAKKSVAETEESQIPEKFRRYYKLLIDLRQHASGQLESHTEETLKRSAKDDAGDLSSYGQHMADAGTDTFDRDFALSMVASEQEALSEIDAAIQRIKAGTYGICEITQKPIAKDRLLAVPFTRYSTEAQKEVEKTRYRPRGQAGLLAELGEDGAKMMDDADIDE, from the coding sequence ATGAAAGTCCCGGCCAAATCAGCCACCCACTCCGCCTCTCCCGCGAAATCCGCGAAAACTCCGGAAGCCCGAAGCACCAGGAACACCGCCGGCTCCAAAAGCGCCGACGCCGTCCCGGACAAGGGGAAAAAACACGCGGCTCCGCCGGCAGCTCCGGCATCCGGTGGCGGCGCCCGGGCCCGGCCCGACTCCGCCGTTGCCGGCAAGGCAGCGGGCAAGGTTTCCGCCAAGGATCGCCTCCGCAGCAGCATCCTCGCCCGCCGCGAGAAACCCGCCAAGCCCATCGCCTTCACGCTCGACGAAGTCCGCGAGATTGCCAAGCAGAGCGCGGCCGCCGAGGCCACGCCCGAGCAGAGCGCGGCCGCCATCGCCCGCGCCCGCGCCGCCCGTCTCGCCGAGGCTGAAAAGGCCGCGAAACCCGCCACGCCCAACCGCGTGCAGGCCGCTTCGCTCGCCGACATTCTCGGCTTCAATCCCGCCGCGAAAAAGAGCGTGGCCGAGACCGAGGAGTCGCAGATTCCGGAAAAATTCCGCCGCTACTACAAACTCCTCATCGACCTCCGCCAGCATGCCAGCGGGCAGCTCGAGAGCCACACCGAGGAAACGCTGAAACGCTCCGCCAAGGACGACGCCGGCGATCTCTCCAGCTACGGCCAGCACATGGCCGACGCCGGCACCGACACCTTCGACCGCGATTTCGCGCTCAGCATGGTGGCCAGCGAACAGGAAGCGCTCTCCGAAATCGACGCTGCCATCCAGCGCATCAAGGCCGGCACCTACGGCATCTGCGAGATCACGCAAAAACCCATCGCCAAGGACCGGCTGCTCGCCGTGCCCTTCACCCGCTACTCGACGGAGGCGCAGAAGGAAGTCGAGAAGACGCGCTACCGGCCCCGCGGCCAGGCCGGCCTCCTCGCCGAACTCGGCGAAGACGGCGCCAAGATGATGGACGACGCCGACATCGACGAATGA